In one Geoglobus acetivorans genomic region, the following are encoded:
- a CDS encoding thiamine pyrophosphate-dependent enzyme, with product MILPGNASCQGCPISIAFKALDEIDNPVLVIPAGCSTVIAGMHPVHSLKCPVVHVPFASTTAVAAGLRESYRKQGVDATVVAWMGDGAADIGFSTLSASASRNDDLLVIVVDNEAYMNTGTQSSLATPYGAVTTTTPAGKKTSGRDLGLIMLSHKVSYVATASVGYMKDLRRKFRKAGRMEGFRFIHVHAPCPPGWRFDASMTVDVARLAVETLAWILWEYDGRLRISELSRRAAINRRDLKEYFGIQGRFKAFDDDNLKRIALEIEEKYRILEHLESEHQ from the coding sequence ATGATACTTCCGGGTAATGCGAGCTGTCAGGGCTGTCCAATATCCATAGCGTTTAAGGCACTTGATGAAATCGACAATCCAGTACTCGTCATTCCGGCAGGTTGCTCAACGGTTATTGCAGGCATGCATCCTGTGCACTCCCTGAAATGTCCGGTGGTGCATGTTCCTTTTGCCTCAACAACGGCTGTTGCTGCAGGTCTTCGGGAGTCCTACAGAAAGCAGGGTGTGGATGCCACCGTTGTAGCGTGGATGGGTGATGGTGCGGCAGATATTGGTTTCTCCACTTTGAGTGCATCAGCCTCCAGGAATGATGACCTTCTCGTTATTGTTGTGGACAATGAGGCATACATGAACACAGGAACACAGTCGAGTCTTGCCACACCCTACGGTGCAGTCACAACCACCACACCTGCGGGCAAGAAAACGTCCGGCAGAGACCTTGGTCTGATAATGCTTTCCCACAAGGTGAGCTACGTCGCAACTGCGAGTGTGGGTTACATGAAAGACCTCAGAAGGAAATTCAGGAAAGCGGGCAGGATGGAGGGATTCCGGTTTATACATGTTCACGCACCATGCCCTCCCGGCTGGAGATTTGACGCCAGCATGACGGTGGACGTTGCAAGGTTGGCTGTCGAGACACTCGCATGGATTCTGTGGGAGTATGACGGAAGGCTCAGAATATCAGAGCTGAGCAGAAGGGCGGCCATTAACAGAAGAGATCTGAAGGAGTATTTTGGAATTCAGGGGAGATTCAAAGCCTTTGATGACGACAACCTTAAGAGAATTGCACTGGAGATTGAAGAGAAATACAGGATTCTCGAACACCTGGAAAGTGAGCATCAATAA
- a CDS encoding pyruvate ferredoxin oxidoreductase: MSEGVRNRSSGDGKGRLKLLTGNYAVAEAVRIAKPEIIAAYPITPQTPIVEKLAEMISEGVIDAEMINVESEHSAMAVVFGAVAGGSRAFTATSSHGLAYMYEMCWWVAGSRLPLVMAVATRSIGAPWNIHADHSDIMLLRDAGWIISMAENAQEAHDLALQGFVISEEVNIPFAVGYDAFQISHTSEPVFVREDYEIPERKQAYRITPGNAVGLNPVTTWTRHHARKELMEDLEKSVRIIEKVGREFPEEYRVIEEYRTDNSDYVVVLTGAFAGDAKDAIDSLRKEGVKIGLVKLRYIRPFPYEAIRRLDGDVLVVDRATSGNRGILGIEISSVRDVRANLIAGLGGIEVTSEDFERLFRDFADGKMDGVVWFP; this comes from the coding sequence ATGTCAGAGGGTGTGCGTAACCGGAGCAGTGGAGATGGTAAGGGAAGGCTGAAACTGCTTACCGGAAACTATGCAGTTGCGGAGGCTGTAAGGATAGCAAAGCCGGAAATCATAGCAGCGTATCCCATAACGCCCCAGACTCCAATAGTGGAAAAGCTTGCCGAGATGATCAGCGAAGGGGTGATTGATGCGGAGATGATTAATGTTGAATCGGAGCATTCTGCAATGGCTGTGGTCTTTGGAGCTGTAGCCGGAGGTTCAAGAGCCTTCACCGCAACATCAAGTCACGGGCTTGCCTACATGTACGAGATGTGCTGGTGGGTTGCAGGCTCAAGACTGCCTCTTGTTATGGCGGTCGCCACGAGGTCCATTGGGGCACCCTGGAACATCCACGCTGACCACTCCGATATAATGCTTCTCAGGGATGCCGGATGGATAATCTCAATGGCTGAAAACGCACAGGAGGCACACGATCTGGCTCTTCAGGGTTTTGTTATCAGCGAAGAGGTGAACATTCCCTTTGCGGTGGGGTATGATGCCTTTCAGATAAGTCACACTTCAGAACCGGTTTTTGTCAGAGAAGATTACGAAATTCCTGAAAGAAAGCAGGCTTATCGCATTACGCCCGGTAATGCTGTTGGTCTCAATCCCGTGACAACATGGACGAGACATCATGCGAGGAAGGAATTGATGGAAGATCTCGAAAAATCTGTCAGAATAATCGAAAAAGTTGGCCGGGAGTTTCCCGAGGAGTATAGAGTCATTGAGGAATACAGGACAGACAACTCCGATTACGTTGTCGTTTTGACGGGTGCGTTTGCGGGAGATGCAAAGGATGCAATAGACAGTCTGAGAAAAGAGGGTGTGAAAATAGGTCTGGTCAAGCTCAGATACATAAGACCGTTTCCGTATGAGGCAATCAGGCGTCTGGACGGGGATGTGCTGGTTGTCGACAGAGCGACATCAGGAAACAGGGGAATTCTCGGCATTGAAATTTCGAGTGTCAGAGACGTTAGGGCCAACCTGATAGCAGGTCTTGGCGGGATTGAGGTAACTTCTGAAGATTTTGAAAGACTTTTCAGGGATTTCGCCGATGGTAAGATGGACGGGGTGGTGTGGTTTCCATGA
- a CDS encoding 4Fe-4S binding protein, whose protein sequence is MNVDYFTARPSKGSAGKTGEWRTFRPEIIHERCVLCMSCVEYCPEDVVHAVDGRIEIDYEFCKGCGVCQRVCVTGAVEMVREG, encoded by the coding sequence ATGAATGTCGATTATTTTACTGCAAGACCTTCAAAAGGGAGTGCCGGGAAAACCGGAGAATGGAGAACGTTCAGACCTGAAATCATTCATGAGCGATGCGTTCTCTGTATGAGCTGCGTGGAATACTGTCCCGAAGATGTGGTTCATGCAGTTGACGGGAGAATTGAGATTGATTATGAATTCTGCAAGGGATGTGGCGTATGTCAGAGGGTGTGCGTAACCGGAGCAGTGGAGATGGTAAGGGAAGGCTGA
- a CDS encoding 2-oxoacid:acceptor oxidoreductase family protein produces the protein MREVSVMCRGGQGGITFARILARAGLYEGYYTQAMPQFGAERRGAKVMAHLRVSETPIRKRSRITQPDILVVFDDRLDFEANVSELVVVNTDEELDDPGMIAINASSIALNFGLVVAGWPVVNSAMSGAVGKILGFSFESISKGIEEEIASKVDKNIKAAEMAYGMIK, from the coding sequence ATGAGGGAAGTTTCCGTAATGTGCAGGGGTGGACAGGGTGGCATAACCTTCGCAAGAATACTTGCGAGGGCGGGACTTTACGAGGGATACTACACCCAGGCAATGCCCCAGTTCGGTGCTGAGAGAAGAGGAGCGAAGGTTATGGCGCATCTGCGTGTGTCAGAAACACCCATACGGAAAAGATCAAGGATAACCCAGCCAGATATACTCGTGGTTTTTGACGACAGACTGGACTTTGAAGCGAATGTCTCGGAGCTTGTTGTCGTGAACACAGATGAAGAACTCGATGATCCCGGGATGATTGCCATAAACGCAAGCTCCATAGCCCTGAATTTTGGTCTGGTTGTGGCGGGATGGCCCGTCGTCAATTCGGCGATGAGCGGTGCTGTGGGAAAAATTCTGGGGTTCAGCTTTGAAAGCATTTCTAAGGGAATTGAAGAGGAGATTGCATCCAAGGTTGACAAAAATATAAAGGCTGCGGAGATGGCTTACGGGATGATAAAATGA
- a CDS encoding DUF373 family protein has translation MKLIIVIDRDDDIGRKTEFKTPIVGRKASIDAAIQLGITDPEDSDLNTIFGAIKIYDRMKTEGEDVEIAIISGDENVGVISDSRIAEQVDYLKKKFNATNVILVTDGSEDEFVIPIISSRFRVDAVNRIVVKQSKSLESTYYLIKKMFEDPKIAKATLSPLGIILLIFSIFSLLGLRDIGYGTIVFFIGSYLLLKAYGMDYAIEDYFSTIKNSLLEGRFSFIIYIVSLILVIVGIIQGLNSVWKLLNSPVAAGAVYLITTFIYGSLWWTIAGGVSIIVGRIFDAFIEKKPMRRYISMMFLLFSAGLIFWGGSVYIISSTEAYAHLRENALYYFMMALFGAFVSGIIGVLPFRHYGSKDSN, from the coding sequence ATGAAATTGATTATAGTTATCGACAGGGACGATGACATCGGAAGGAAAACAGAGTTCAAAACGCCCATAGTCGGAAGAAAGGCAAGCATCGATGCAGCAATCCAGCTCGGGATTACTGACCCGGAAGACAGTGACCTGAACACGATATTTGGAGCAATAAAGATCTACGACAGGATGAAAACAGAGGGCGAGGACGTTGAGATAGCGATCATATCAGGAGACGAGAATGTGGGCGTTATTTCCGATTCAAGAATAGCGGAGCAGGTGGATTACCTCAAAAAGAAGTTCAACGCCACAAACGTCATCCTCGTAACTGATGGCAGTGAGGATGAATTTGTAATTCCAATAATATCTTCAAGATTCAGGGTTGATGCCGTGAACAGAATCGTCGTCAAGCAGAGCAAGAGTCTCGAAAGCACATATTACCTGATCAAAAAAATGTTTGAGGACCCAAAAATCGCAAAAGCCACGCTGTCACCGCTCGGCATAATACTGCTGATATTTTCGATATTCTCCCTTCTCGGATTGAGGGATATTGGATACGGGACGATCGTGTTCTTCATAGGGTCATACCTGCTGCTGAAGGCGTACGGTATGGATTACGCAATAGAAGACTACTTCTCAACAATAAAGAACTCTCTGCTCGAGGGGAGGTTCTCATTTATCATATACATAGTCTCGCTCATACTCGTCATCGTTGGAATTATTCAGGGACTCAACAGCGTCTGGAAACTTCTGAACAGCCCTGTTGCAGCAGGAGCAGTGTACCTCATAACCACGTTTATATACGGCAGCCTCTGGTGGACGATTGCAGGAGGTGTGAGCATAATCGTCGGAAGGATTTTCGATGCATTCATTGAGAAGAAACCCATGAGAAGATACATATCCATGATGTTTCTCCTGTTTTCGGCCGGTCTGATTTTCTGGGGAGGTTCGGTCTACATAATCTCGTCAACGGAGGCTTATGCCCATCTGAGGGAGAACGCTCTTTACTACTTCATGATGGCACTTTTCGGAGCATTTGTATCCGGAATCATAGGGGTTCTGCCCTTCAGGCATTATGGCTCGAAGGACTCAAATTAA
- a CDS encoding TIGR00269 family protein, producing MNCSYCNRRAVYFQRHSGKHLCRKHFVENFLKRVKRSIRKYRMIERNEIIAIALSGGKDSVVLSHVIKTLYGGRRDIELHAITVDEGIEDYRPPTVEISERLCRELDMEHHVVSFRDEVGLELDEIVKRGGRNACSYCGVFRKYLLNKKAREIGATKLATGHNLDDETQTILLNFLQSDIERMARLVPSRVQKGLVMRIKPLREIYEQEIVVYALLHNLPVSLEECPYSREPVRAVVRDFLYEFENRYPGRKFSVMRSFETLLPCLWEMYPQIDLNNCELCGEPTPKKICQACELKRELGLI from the coding sequence GTGAACTGTTCCTACTGTAACAGGAGGGCCGTGTACTTTCAGAGACATTCAGGGAAACACCTGTGCAGAAAGCACTTTGTTGAGAATTTTCTGAAACGTGTAAAGAGAAGCATCAGGAAGTACCGAATGATTGAGAGAAACGAGATAATTGCGATTGCACTGAGCGGTGGAAAGGATAGCGTGGTGCTGTCCCACGTTATAAAAACACTATACGGAGGGAGAAGAGACATTGAGCTGCATGCAATAACGGTTGATGAGGGTATTGAGGACTACCGCCCCCCCACGGTTGAGATCTCGGAGAGGCTCTGCAGGGAGCTTGACATGGAACATCATGTCGTGTCGTTCAGGGATGAGGTTGGACTTGAGCTGGATGAAATAGTCAAAAGAGGTGGTAGAAACGCATGCTCATACTGTGGGGTTTTCAGGAAGTACCTTCTGAACAAAAAAGCCAGGGAAATTGGAGCCACAAAACTTGCCACAGGTCACAATCTCGACGATGAAACCCAGACCATCCTGCTCAACTTTCTGCAGTCAGACATCGAGAGAATGGCAAGACTTGTCCCCTCAAGAGTGCAGAAGGGACTGGTGATGAGAATAAAGCCCCTGCGAGAGATTTACGAGCAGGAAATTGTGGTTTACGCTCTGCTGCACAACCTTCCAGTTTCGCTCGAAGAGTGTCCGTACAGCAGAGAGCCTGTCAGGGCTGTCGTAAGGGATTTCCTGTACGAATTTGAAAACAGGTATCCTGGCAGGAAGTTCTCTGTTATGAGGAGCTTTGAAACCCTCCTTCCCTGTCTGTGGGAGATGTATCCGCAGATTGATCTGAACAACTGCGAGCTTTGCGGTGAACCAACCCCAAAAAAAATATGTCAGGCATGCGAGCTGAAGAGGGAGCTTGGATTAATTTGA
- a CDS encoding serine/threonine-protein kinase RIO2: MQDLIELYRGLDRKDECILNAIFDNMWDFEYVPVHAIARECGMGEEKIELALKKLGGMRITENKYTEYLGASFTFKGLSVFSLKRLVNKNAISMLGNIMGEGKESVVYNAMSERYGEVVVKFHRVGYPSFKKVKEKRDYGSLHYTVLTVRSAKREYAALKKLYGYASVPQPVAWEGNAVVTRLIDAKELFRVKISNPEDVLDMILEEIRKMYSRGIVHGDLSQFNILVNSDGVWIIDFPQSVDTKDPMAQEYLERDVKNVLDYFERTYRLKKDLKEVMEYIKDEA, translated from the coding sequence GTGCAGGACCTGATTGAGCTGTACAGGGGACTTGACAGAAAGGACGAATGCATCCTCAACGCCATTTTTGACAACATGTGGGATTTTGAGTATGTCCCCGTTCATGCCATCGCCAGAGAATGTGGGATGGGTGAGGAAAAGATAGAGCTCGCTCTGAAAAAACTCGGCGGGATGAGAATAACTGAAAACAAATATACTGAGTACCTCGGAGCGAGCTTTACGTTCAAGGGCCTTTCGGTCTTCTCGCTTAAACGGCTGGTGAATAAAAACGCAATATCGATGCTCGGCAACATCATGGGAGAGGGGAAGGAGAGTGTTGTTTACAATGCCATGTCCGAAAGGTACGGCGAGGTTGTCGTGAAGTTCCACAGAGTTGGATATCCAAGCTTCAAAAAGGTCAAGGAGAAGAGAGATTACGGAAGCCTCCATTACACGGTTCTTACGGTCAGGTCTGCGAAAAGAGAATATGCTGCTCTGAAAAAGCTTTATGGATACGCCAGCGTCCCTCAGCCGGTTGCATGGGAAGGGAATGCCGTTGTAACAAGACTCATAGATGCCAAGGAACTTTTCAGGGTGAAAATATCGAATCCAGAGGATGTCCTTGACATGATTCTGGAAGAGATCAGAAAAATGTACTCCCGTGGCATAGTCCATGGCGATCTGAGTCAGTTCAACATTCTCGTTAACAGCGATGGCGTCTGGATAATCGATTTTCCACAATCAGTTGACACCAAAGACCCGATGGCTCAGGAATATCTCGAACGGGACGTGAAAAATGTTCTCGATTACTTTGAAAGAACATACAGATTGAAAAAAGATTTAAAAGAAGTCATGGAATATATTAAAGACGAAGCATGA
- a CDS encoding DUF460 domain-containing protein has protein sequence MKIIGVDIIRGSATAKSRYAAYFISDGSEWSKDVSKHRLLKYIKEIRPDIVAVDNIFELFESKRELVSFLKSIPPTTKIVQTAGKQSLPALAKRYGIRIDPKNPFDEAKASALLAKYGVGEIVSVFTDKTVIKVSRNRSLGKGGWRQNKYRRKVHDSVRAVFREIKKILDEKGLEYVEEIRRGYGGISRGIFIVNSPRESVPINSFRLRDVQVNVSAVEKEKIEFIPMKKHTKYTIVGIDPGTTVGVAVLDLNGHVISVKSKKGWSYSEVTEFILSHGKPVIIATDKKNAPEYVQKMRASFNCTLYTPKEDLPVEKKKVLTSLYQPFNDHERDALASAIDAFNAYKNKFRNIEKRIPEGFDFEEIKAGIIKGMSLKSLIEKSELQEQSKERAEPRFNLEEIKKRDRLIAELREENRRLSTQIRELKKEIERLQDRIHKIASEEYRKVRELNHIKSLEGEIKTLKKVIADKDRTIRELENKIEELRSIKYLEFRGWKAIKTLRKFTREEIEKLISTIGLDEGEVVYISDAGGGGKSAAELLVNRKIKAVLFSGEMSHYAKEVFDRSKIPIIDLERLETKQFEDFILVRADRLDEEVQNAIEEIEKRTLNRLEEMILDYRNRRKMF, from the coding sequence ATGAAAATTATCGGAGTTGACATAATAAGAGGTTCTGCAACAGCAAAATCGAGATATGCAGCGTATTTCATAAGCGATGGCTCGGAATGGAGCAAGGATGTCTCAAAACACCGGCTTTTGAAATACATAAAGGAAATAAGGCCGGACATCGTGGCTGTGGACAACATCTTCGAACTGTTTGAGAGTAAGAGAGAGCTTGTATCGTTCCTCAAATCAATCCCTCCAACCACCAAAATCGTTCAAACTGCGGGAAAGCAGTCTCTTCCAGCTTTGGCAAAGAGATACGGGATAAGAATTGATCCGAAAAATCCGTTTGACGAGGCGAAAGCATCTGCACTTCTTGCGAAATACGGTGTCGGAGAGATTGTCTCGGTTTTCACGGACAAGACCGTGATAAAGGTTTCAAGAAACAGAAGCTTGGGGAAGGGAGGGTGGAGGCAGAACAAATACAGGAGAAAAGTTCACGACAGTGTAAGGGCCGTTTTCAGAGAGATTAAAAAGATTCTGGATGAAAAAGGGCTGGAGTACGTTGAAGAAATTAGGAGAGGATATGGCGGTATAAGCAGGGGAATTTTCATCGTCAACAGTCCCCGGGAAAGTGTTCCAATCAACTCGTTCAGGCTGAGAGATGTCCAGGTTAACGTCAGTGCCGTTGAAAAGGAAAAAATAGAGTTCATTCCGATGAAAAAGCACACTAAGTATACAATAGTTGGAATCGATCCCGGCACCACAGTTGGTGTTGCGGTTCTCGACCTGAATGGTCACGTCATTTCCGTAAAAAGCAAAAAAGGCTGGAGCTATTCAGAGGTTACGGAGTTTATACTGTCTCACGGGAAACCTGTCATAATCGCCACAGACAAAAAAAATGCCCCAGAATACGTTCAGAAAATGAGAGCTTCTTTTAACTGCACCCTGTACACACCGAAAGAAGACCTGCCTGTGGAAAAAAAGAAGGTTCTCACGTCTCTCTACCAGCCATTCAACGACCATGAAAGAGATGCTCTTGCCTCCGCAATCGATGCATTCAATGCATACAAAAACAAGTTCAGAAACATAGAGAAACGCATTCCGGAGGGATTTGATTTTGAAGAAATAAAGGCCGGGATCATCAAAGGAATGAGTCTGAAATCACTTATTGAAAAGAGTGAACTCCAGGAACAGTCGAAAGAGAGAGCTGAACCCCGGTTTAATCTGGAAGAGATAAAGAAAAGGGACAGACTTATTGCTGAACTCAGGGAGGAGAACAGAAGACTCAGCACTCAAATCAGGGAATTGAAAAAGGAAATAGAGAGGTTGCAGGACAGAATCCACAAAATCGCCAGTGAAGAGTACAGAAAGGTGAGAGAGCTGAATCACATAAAATCGCTCGAGGGTGAAATAAAAACTCTGAAAAAGGTTATTGCCGACAAGGACAGGACGATCAGAGAGCTCGAAAATAAAATAGAGGAGCTCAGAAGCATAAAGTATCTCGAGTTCAGAGGATGGAAGGCGATAAAAACCCTGAGGAAGTTCACAAGAGAAGAGATAGAGAAGCTGATATCCACCATAGGCCTTGACGAGGGTGAGGTGGTGTACATTTCTGATGCCGGCGGTGGAGGAAAGAGTGCCGCCGAACTGCTGGTAAACAGAAAAATAAAAGCAGTGCTATTCTCTGGCGAGATGTCCCATTACGCAAAGGAAGTTTTTGACAGGAGTAAGATCCCGATAATAGACCTTGAGAGGCTTGAAACAAAGCAGTTTGAGGATTTCATTCTTGTGAGAGCCGACAGGCTTGATGAAGAAGTCCAGAACGCCATAGAGGAAATTGAAAAAAGGACACTGAACAGACTTGAAGAAATGATACTCGATTACAGAAACAGGAGAAAAATGTTTTAA
- a CDS encoding PrsW family intramembrane metalloprotease, whose protein sequence is MDITTIAILSYAPALFLLWYVYSKDRIEPEPKRYVVAVFLVSSTISTTLALLLEQITPALLTFYFAPFIEEFTKFLALLIPYRGKQMDGVMDGVVYGVAAGLGFASFENLMYGLSFGQDVALTRAFLTPVAHSTFTAITGVGLGLKAEGKTSSVLPYLITGSFFHLWWNFSALNGLWVIPMLITNAFVLYSLIKLGMKEDVEKIEYYLLRKI, encoded by the coding sequence ATGGACATCACCACTATAGCCATCCTGTCCTACGCACCCGCCCTGTTCCTCCTGTGGTACGTTTACAGCAAGGACAGGATAGAGCCGGAACCAAAAAGATATGTGGTGGCAGTTTTTCTGGTATCCTCGACAATCTCAACGACACTCGCTCTTCTGCTGGAACAGATTACTCCAGCGCTTCTTACATTCTATTTCGCACCATTTATTGAGGAATTCACGAAGTTTCTCGCATTGCTCATCCCGTACAGGGGAAAGCAGATGGATGGGGTTATGGATGGCGTTGTATATGGTGTGGCGGCAGGACTTGGATTTGCATCCTTCGAAAATCTCATGTACGGGCTGTCTTTTGGACAGGATGTTGCTCTTACAAGGGCATTTCTCACTCCGGTTGCACACTCAACATTCACCGCAATAACCGGTGTGGGCCTTGGACTCAAGGCTGAGGGGAAAACCTCAAGTGTTCTCCCCTATCTGATCACCGGGAGCTTTTTCCACCTGTGGTGGAATTTCTCAGCCCTCAACGGATTGTGGGTTATCCCGATGCTGATAACGAATGCCTTTGTCCTATACAGTCTTATAAAGCTTGGAATGAAAGAAGATGTCGAAAAAATCGAATATTACCTCCTGCGAAAGATTTAA
- a CDS encoding Lrp/AsnC ligand binding domain-containing protein, translating to MAIGFVLIKVMPRKERKVYDRLLKLQEVEEIYPLFGEYDLIAKINVKDFEELSEVVVNNIRSIEGVIETKTLTGAKF from the coding sequence ATGGCTATTGGTTTTGTCCTGATAAAGGTAATGCCGAGAAAGGAGAGGAAAGTCTATGACAGACTCTTGAAACTCCAGGAAGTCGAGGAGATATACCCTCTTTTCGGAGAATACGACCTGATTGCGAAGATCAATGTTAAGGACTTTGAAGAACTCAGCGAGGTTGTCGTGAACAACATCAGGTCGATAGAGGGTGTTATAGAGACAAAAACACTGACCGGAGCGAAGTTCTGA
- a CDS encoding DUF5612 domain-containing protein yields the protein MIRGLQIIAENRVGVLRDVTAKVAEHGGNITYAQSFIIEYGEYRNKALIYLEIEGGDFDRIIDEIREFPTTVEVTEEKPFEKVFGKRILIFGGGALVSQVALGAVTEADRHNLRGERISVDTMPLVGEDELVDAVRAVSRLHRAEVLVLAGGLMGGRIADEVKKLRKTGIPVISLNMFGSVPKVSDIVVTDPVMAGTLAVMHASEKAQFDITKVKGRKI from the coding sequence ATGATCAGAGGATTGCAGATTATTGCAGAAAACCGGGTCGGTGTGCTCAGAGATGTTACTGCCAAGGTAGCCGAGCATGGGGGAAACATCACCTATGCCCAGAGTTTCATCATAGAATATGGTGAGTACAGAAACAAGGCCCTGATCTACCTTGAAATTGAGGGGGGAGATTTTGACAGGATAATCGATGAAATCCGGGAATTTCCCACTACGGTGGAGGTTACCGAGGAAAAACCTTTTGAAAAGGTATTCGGGAAGAGAATTCTGATTTTTGGCGGAGGAGCACTGGTTTCTCAGGTGGCACTCGGTGCGGTTACCGAAGCGGACAGACACAACCTGAGGGGTGAGCGGATCAGCGTGGATACGATGCCTCTCGTTGGCGAGGATGAGCTTGTGGATGCGGTCAGGGCTGTTTCAAGGCTGCACAGGGCTGAGGTGCTTGTACTTGCTGGAGGACTCATGGGGGGGAGGATTGCAGATGAGGTTAAAAAGCTGAGAAAAACTGGAATCCCCGTGATCAGTCTCAACATGTTCGGTTCTGTGCCAAAAGTGAGCGACATTGTTGTTACCGACCCGGTTATGGCGGGAACGCTTGCGGTCATGCACGCATCTGAAAAAGCCCAGTTCGACATAACAAAGGTGAAGGGCAGGAAAATCTGA